The following proteins are encoded in a genomic region of Desulfonatronovibrio magnus:
- a CDS encoding pentapeptide repeat-containing protein, whose amino-acid sequence MKKWSVKFFSIVAVAALVCLLGMGQAGAYDLEKLLNTGSCSACNLSGANLSGIDLRGGDLSGANFSSADLMGADLSGANLSGAKLLRANLTGADLTGADLSGANLSGAKLFTADLRGANLTGADLSNADLRRAKWTDGRRCEGVSFGECN is encoded by the coding sequence ATGAAAAAGTGGAGTGTGAAGTTTTTTAGCATTGTGGCTGTGGCTGCCTTGGTCTGCCTGTTGGGCATGGGGCAGGCCGGAGCTTATGACCTTGAAAAACTGCTGAATACGGGTTCGTGCAGTGCCTGCAACCTATCCGGAGCCAACCTTTCCGGGATCGACTTGAGAGGGGGCGACCTGTCCGGAGCCAACTTTTCCTCGGCCGACTTGATGGGTGCCGATCTGTCTGGAGCCAACCTTTCAGGGGCCAAACTGCTTAGGGCCAATCTCACAGGGGCCGATCTGACAGGAGCCGATCTGAGCGGAGCCAACCTTTCAGGAGCCAAACTGTTTACGGCCGATCTGAGAGGAGCCAATCTGACAGGGGCCGATTTGAGCAATGCCGATCTGAGGAGGGCCAAGTGGACCGACGGCAGGCGATGCGAAGGGGTGTCATTTGGTGAGTGCAACTGA